The nucleotide sequence TTGAAACCTTCCTTTCCTACGTATacatagagagagagagagagagagagagagagagagagacctttttattcttcttcaggAGGAGCTGGCTATGGAGCTGATCAACAATTTGCAGCATGAACCTCGGCGGTATCGGCACTCTTACTTGCGCAGCACCATTGTGCTCCTCTTGGTTCTGCTCATGGTAAGTGCCAGGAGGAACTTAGGGTCGGACAATGTCAAGGGTGTGTTCCTTTCTCTTTATGGGACAACAAGTAGACAAATAGAGGTGGAGATGTCTGCATTATGAACATCTAATCCCATCGCTGAAGAGCACTGGCTTGCATCGGAGGGCACATCCAGATGACCTCTGGCAAAGAGAGCCAGTTTCTGAAGCACTCGTTTGGGATGGAGCACATGTCCTCCCCTCACTGCTTTTCACCTCTCCACTGCCCTCCTCCACAGATTGTTGTACTTATTGGCATCGCCCACGCACTTGTCATTTACCGAGTGGTCGCCACAGCTCTCTTCACCCAGAGTGGCTCCGAGTTCTTCCGAGAGCAGGCTAACCTGGTGGCAGTGATgacaggggctgtgctgcactaCATGACCATTGTCATCATGACCAAGGTGCAGACTGCAGCATGGGATGGGCGGTCGGACTTGCCCTTTTCCATCACTAATTCTCTCTTCTTGTTTTACACCTCTCTCCTGCAGATCAATAGGCGCGTGGCCCTCTTTCTCTGTGACTTGGGTAAGGGAAACTGGGGGTTGCCCCCACTTGCATCCCACAGCACCAAGCTGCCCAGTGGTACCTCCACCAAAGAAAGGGACTGTAGGGCAGCTCCCCCTTGGTCCCCAAATGCAGACAGTCTTGTGGTCTCTTTCCTTCACCACCACAAAGCATCTACCCGGCAGCTCTTGCCATGGGATCCATGGGGAGTGGGATAAGGTTCCACCTCTGTGTGATCAACACCCTGCTCCTGTTCCCAGAGAAACCACGGACCTTCTCCCAGCGTGAGAACAACTTTACCATAAAGATCTTCATCTTCCAGTTTTTGACAAACTTTTCTTCACTCATCTACATTGCTTTCTTCCTGGGGAGGTGAGTGGTGGTAGGGATCCAGGGGGACCCCAGCCCATCTACCTTCTCCCCACAGGGCACCTggcagaagggagaggggagCAAACCATCTGGGACCTCAGAAGGGCCATAGTTTTTCCCAAGGACATAGTGGATGGGAGAAGCCCTTTGCCTAAGCTAATGCCTAGAGGATGGTGCCCTCCATCCTACAGCTGGAAGTTCATCCAAAGGGGAACCAAAGGTAGGGCTCAACAGATATTACTCTTCTTGCTTCCCTACTCAGAATCAATGGCCGCCCAGGAAACTACGTGCGCATCGCTGGCAAGTGGAGGCTGGAGGAGGTGAGAGACTTGCCACAAAATCCTCTGACCCCATACCACAACTCCTACCTTGCCTTTCCCCATTGCCCAGCAAGGCACCACCAAATCCCAGCTTGGCCAAACAGCCCCTCAGAATTTTCTCTCATCCCTTTGCAGTGCCACCCCAGTGGCTGCATCACTGACCTCTTCATCCAGATGGCCATCATCATGATGCTCAAGCAAACCATCAGCAATGTAATGGAGTACCTAGTCCCGTAAGCCTTCTTCTAGCCTTTGGAGTGCTTGCTGGTGTTATCAAATAAGCAGGACAGCTTCCCAGTTCTTACAGAGCATAACCCTGGCCTTCAGGccaagattttttccttttccccatctCAGGTCTCCAGGGCTGCCCCTGCTAGTAGTTCAGCCCTGCCACCCGCTGCAGGCAGCAGTTACAAATTGCTCCCTCCCATTGCAGCTGGCTAGCCCACAAAATACGCAAGAGGCAGAGGCGCCCCAAGAAGAAACACCTGGTgttgggggaggaggaggaggctgaggacCCCTGCAAAAAGCAGTGGCTCAGCAACTATCAACTCAACGAGGTCAACATCTTCAGTTTGTTTGATGAGTTCTTGGAGATGGGTACGTAGGGGAGGAGAGGATGAGCAAGGCAGGATGCTGTGTGCACTGCCATGTGTCCTCCTTGTGTGGGGACAGCATGATGTGAGGGAGAGTGCTGAGACTCAGCTCCATGCCCAACCCCACTAAGGATATCATTCCCAAGGCAAGAGAGAGCAGGCAACCATGTTGGCTTTGGGTCCTTCCTCTCCTGTCAAGGAGGTGGCTGTAACCCCAGGGGGGTCCCTCTGCTCGGCTGGTTCAACCAGCATGCCCCACAGATCCCCCCCTTCTGATAGCCCTGGGAGAGGTGGGTGTCTCCTGTGGGGGTATGGGGTCCCCAAGACAGGTTTATCTCCCCCTTTCAATCCTGCAAATTCTCTCTGACACAAGCCACAAAGCAGGACAAACCCAGACAGCAGCTGAGCCCCTGGGAGATGTCCCCTCCACGGTGGCTCCACACCAGCACCCAGCATTTCCCCCCTCCGCAGTGATCCAGTACAGCTTCACCACCATTTTTGTTGCCGCCTTTCCCCTGGCCCCGTTGCTGGCGTTCTTCAACAACCTCTTCGAGATTCGCCTGGATGCCATCAAGATGATGCGGCTGCGCCGGCGCATGGTGCCCAGGAAGGCCAATGACATTGGTGAGATGGGGCCCACGAGAACTGCTGCTTGTGCAAGCGGTGCTGGTGttaagtcccttccaatctgaAGGAGatagcagagcacagggagagctgtggactggggaaggagaagcaaTTTTAGACCTTTCCAAGAATGAGGGGCACTTTGGAGCTCTCCTTCCTTGACCCAATATTCTGTCTGTGCCACCCTGTTCCTGAGCTAGGGCTGCATTTGCAACCCTTGAGCAAGCTGTCAAGGGAGGATCACCAActttctcctctcctgcaggAATCTGGCTGCAGGTCCTGGAAGCCATTGGCATCCTGGCTGTCATCGGGAATGGACTAGTGATTGCCATCACATCCGACTTCATCCCCGTGCAGGTCTACAAGTACACATACAGCCCCTGcatgaaacaaaacaccacTGCTGCCGAGTGAGTGCGGCTGGTCAGCTGTTCCAACCCTGCCAcaagctccctcagcctgaccACAAAGCAGGAGCTTCACCTCACCACTGGGCTGATGCGCACTGATGTGCTCTTTTCCCCTTGCAGCTGCTTGACTGGCTACATCAACCACAGCCTCTCCGTCTTCCACATCAAGGATTTTGAGCCGGACACAAATCTGGCTGAAGATATCGCAGATTTGGTCAAGAATGGGACTGCAGTGTGCAGGTAACAGCAACCTGTGTTTGGTAGCATCCCTGCCAGTCCCTCACCACGGCATCCAGCCCTGTGTGTGAAGACACCAGAGCTCTTCTCAGACCCCAGTGAAGGGAGCAATGCCTGGCAATGCGAGGGACTGGCACTGatggggctctgctgcaggtaCCGGGATTACAGGAATCATACAGACTACAGCTACACCGTCCAGTTCTGGCATGTCTTCGCAGCCCGGCTCGCCTTCCTCATCCTCTTTGAGGTGAGTACTAGGGCAGCTGGCCAGGGGGCCAATGGGGCAATGGTGGCATGTTAAGTGGCGTTGGGAGCTCCTCACTCCCCGTGGTGACTCCGTTTGCCTCCTGCAGCACGTGGCTCTGTGCGTCAAACTGATTGCAGCCTGGTACGTCCCTGATGTGCCCCTATCAGTTAAGAATCATCTTCTGGATGAAAAGCACAACAACCTTCGGAAAGAACTGAGGTGCGTAATGCCCCAGAAGGTGCTAAGGGCTACTGTGCAGGACTGAGTGCAGGATCAGTCCACACCAGAGCCCCACAGTGAGGCCAATACCCACCACCACCCCAGGACATGCCTCTCTGGTGACAGAGGCACACTGGGCTCTGAGCAGATCCTCCGCCTCCCTTTGGGATGTAGCTTCTCCCCCAGTTTTGAGTCCAGCCACTGCTACCTGGGACTTGTTGCACTATATGTTCATTTTAAGATGGACTGCATTACCTGTAGAAGAGGGCCCATCTCCCTCCAGGCCTGTAGCATCACTGACCAGCCCAGGTGCCTGGCTTTTAGGTGTCTCAAGGCCAATGAATTATATTTGGCAAAAGGTCCTATTCCCACTCTGAATGTTGTTCCCACACCTCCATTTCTTCCCAGTTCAAATAGTCCAACCCTTATgcccctttcctttctcccccaGCATGATGGAGTACTCCACTGAGGTGTAGCCTCCTCTCACTGAAGAAAGTGAAACACGGACTTGAGCCCCTCTCCCCAGCCTGTCAGCACAGCCAGAGAGACAGCCACGTGCTCTGGCTGTCACCAAGCACAGACTTGAACTGGGGAGCGATGAAGTGACAGCAGCTTCACAGGAGCAGGATGCTAATGACTGGTACAGccacaaagaggaagaaagtggcAGCAGCGATAGGAACAGCGTCTTCCCAGCACACtcagcagctggggaagggctcTGGCACAATGGAGCCAGCCTCCTCTACAGTCCTCAGCACCATGTGGAGAGCTCAGCATGATTGGCAGCATCCAGCCACCACTGGGCGAGCATGACACTGGTCTGCAGGAGATGACCTGGCTTCCATGTCAGTCGTTGCCTTCACGTGCCATGTGGCATCACGGGAAAAAGTGGCTACCTCATTCCAGGTTCCCTCTCCAGCTCTTCCTTGCACTTTGGccccttcttcctctgctttcagtgACCTCTCTGCTCTCACACCATTAAGTAGATTCAGTCCTTCCTGTTCCACAACACCCAGCACAATCCTCCTTGCATGGCTGTGGCTCCAGTCCTTCCTTTTCCCAGACTTTGGGAAATCACACTTGTTATTCTGATTGTCTTTTGCACTGGGCCCCGACAAGCCACTGCATCTGCTCTAACTCAAACGCATACCCAACTCAACTACAAGGAAAATGGTCAATAAATACAGGGACTGTACAAACACAAGCAGACAGACCCTCAGCCACCGTGAGTCACTGTATTCACACTGCTATCTTTCCTGTCTCCCTTTCTTTGCTATCCACAGCACCTAAAGATCATCCACTCCCacctcttttttcttcacatggATAACCAAACAAAGGCTGGAGCTTAAGCATCTGCACATAGCATGGCGCTAGGGTGGAGTGAAAGGTGCTGGCTAGTGGCAGAATTAAAGGAAGGTGACACTTTCACCATGCAGAGTGGGAAGAACATTTTAACATGCTGGGCTGACAGAAGTACATAGAGCTACAGAGAAAATCCTGAGTCACAAGGCTAGAAAGTGTTATCTCGTGCTGAAAAGCACCATCCATTAGCCTAAATCCAAGCCCTGCCAGCTTGGTATTTCATCACCTCTTCCCTTACAGCCC is from Numida meleagris isolate 19003 breed g44 Domestic line chromosome 6, NumMel1.0, whole genome shotgun sequence and encodes:
- the ANO9 gene encoding anoctamin-9 isoform X2, producing the protein MLTPWRSYPFEDSDPFAFMDEEKWDFVLVSDIHQMGSAKEVKRKKFLDELSKKGFTIKKIEDKKLFYGVRAPKHFFRKYQWLLRNPDSRLQDLNAHQDIPVTTRIRIVNFILHNTVTPDLEKLRDLMKKNVFEAAFPLHEKEEVREFLKEKWARWRDLFCQQPIEKIRCYFGEKVALYFAWLGWYTYLLGFAAAVGLLVFVAGITVFNSSQVSKEICEANDTIMCPLCDQKCPFWLLADTCTYARVTHMIDNEGTVVFAMFMAIWATVFLELWKRQRAKVVTHWKLYGWDEDEEELAMELINNLQHEPRRYRHSYLRSTIVLLLVLLMIVVLIGIAHALVIYRVVATALFTQSGSEFFREQANLVAVMTGAVLHYMTIVIMTKVQTAAWDGRSDLPFSITNSLFLFYTSLLQINRRVALFLCDLEKPRTFSQRENNFTIKIFIFQFLTNFSSLIYIAFFLGRINGRPGNYVRIAGKWRLEEVRDLPQNPLTPYHNSYLAFPHCPARHHQIPAWPNSPSEFSLIPLQCHPSGCITDLFIQMAIIMMLKQTISNVMEYLVPWLAHKIRKRQRRPKKKHLVLGEEEEAEDPCKKQWLSNYQLNEVNIFSLFDEFLEMVIQYSFTTIFVAAFPLAPLLAFFNNLFEIRLDAIKMMRLRRRMVPRKANDIGIWLQVLEAIGILAVIGNGLVIAITSDFIPVQVYKYTYSPCMKQNTTAADCLTGYINHSLSVFHIKDFEPDTNLAEDIADLVKNGTAVCRYRDYRNHTDYSYTVQFWHVFAARLAFLILFEHVALCVKLIAAWYVPDVPLSVKNHLLDEKHNNLRKELSMMEYSTEV
- the ANO9 gene encoding anoctamin-9 isoform X3, with the translated sequence MQDEIMLTPWRSYPFEDSDPFAFMDEEKWDFVLVSDIHQMGSAKEVKRKKFLDELSKKGFTIKKIEDKKLFYGVRAPKHFFRKYQWLLRNPDSRLQDLNAHQDIPVTTRIRIVNFILHNTVTPDLEKLRDLMKKNVFEAAFPLHEKEEVREFLKEKWARWRDLFCQQPIEKIRCYFGEKVALYFAWLGWYTYLLGFAAAVGLLVFVAGITVFNSSQVSKEICEANDTIMCPLCDQKCPFWLLADTCTYARVTHMIDNEGTVVFAMFMAIWATVFLELWKRQRAKVVTHWKLYGWDEDEEELAMELINNLQHEPRRYRHSYLRSTIVLLLVLLMIVVLIGIAHALVIYRVVATALFTQSGSEFFREQANLVAVMTGAVLHYMTIVIMTKINRRVALFLCDLEKPRTFSQRENNFTIKIFIFQFLTNFSSLIYIAFFLGRINGRPGNYVRIAGKWRLEECHPSGCITDLFIQMAIIMMLKQTISNVMEYLVPWLAHKIRKRQRRPKKKHLVLGEEEEAEDPCKKQWLSNYQLNEVNIFSLFDEFLEMVIQYSFTTIFVAAFPLAPLLAFFNNLFEIRLDAIKMMRLRRRMVPRKANDIGIWLQVLEAIGILAVIGNGLVIAITSDFIPVQVYKYTYSPCMKQNTTAADCLTGYINHSLSVFHIKDFEPDTNLAEDIADLVKNGTAVCRYRDYRNHTDYSYTVQFWHVFAARLAFLILFEHVALCVKLIAAWYVPDVPLSVKNHLLDEKHNNLRKELSMMEYSTEV
- the ANO9 gene encoding anoctamin-9 isoform X1 is translated as MQDEIMLTPWRSYPFEDSDPFAFMDEEKWDFVLVSDIHQMGSAKEVKRKKFLDELSKKGFTIKKIEDKKLFYGVRAPKHFFRKYQWLLRNPDSRLQDLNAHQDIPVTTRIRIVNFILHNTVTPDLEKLRDLMKKNVFEAAFPLHEKEEVREFLKEKWARWRDLFCQQPIEKIRCYFGEKVALYFAWLGWYTYLLGFAAAVGLLVFVAGITVFNSSQVSKEICEANDTIMCPLCDQKCPFWLLADTCTYARVTHMIDNEGTVVFAMFMAIWATVFLELWKRQRAKVVTHWKLYGWDEDEEELAMELINNLQHEPRRYRHSYLRSTIVLLLVLLMIVVLIGIAHALVIYRVVATALFTQSGSEFFREQANLVAVMTGAVLHYMTIVIMTKVQTAAWDGRSDLPFSITNSLFLFYTSLLQINRRVALFLCDLEKPRTFSQRENNFTIKIFIFQFLTNFSSLIYIAFFLGRINGRPGNYVRIAGKWRLEEVRDLPQNPLTPYHNSYLAFPHCPARHHQIPAWPNSPSEFSLIPLQCHPSGCITDLFIQMAIIMMLKQTISNVMEYLVPWLAHKIRKRQRRPKKKHLVLGEEEEAEDPCKKQWLSNYQLNEVNIFSLFDEFLEMVIQYSFTTIFVAAFPLAPLLAFFNNLFEIRLDAIKMMRLRRRMVPRKANDIGIWLQVLEAIGILAVIGNGLVIAITSDFIPVQVYKYTYSPCMKQNTTAADCLTGYINHSLSVFHIKDFEPDTNLAEDIADLVKNGTAVCRYRDYRNHTDYSYTVQFWHVFAARLAFLILFEHVALCVKLIAAWYVPDVPLSVKNHLLDEKHNNLRKELSMMEYSTEV